DNA from Fundidesulfovibrio terrae:
TACAGCGGCATCATCCGCGGCGGTTCCTCGCTCTCCTCCAGGGCGGCCAGGGTTTCCAGGAGCAGGCTGAAGGCGGCATCGGACCCGGACGGCCCCAGGTGGGCCGCCTCGAGAAACTTCACGCAGTTTACGGCCATGCCCAGGCGCTCGGTGTCCTGGCGCAGCCTGGGGTGGGAGGCGATGAGCGAGCCTTCCAGCAGGTAGGTGTAGCCCTTGGCCGAATCGGTGCGCACCTTGAAGGCCACCAGGTTGAACGGGTCCAGGCAGCCCAAAAAGCGGCGGCGGCTCACGGAGCCGCCGAACGCGAAGGCATTGAATATTCCCTTGCGGGGCGAGAACAGGCGTACCCAGGCATCGACTTCGCGGAAGCGTCCGACCTTGAGCACCAGGGCTTTTTCGGTGGACTCCATGGGGACCCGGTGTGGCATTCCTGGGAGGCGCGACGGCCTCATCCAGGAACGAGTTCATGATTTACGCGTGTCAGGCCGGAAATCCGCGCAAGCGAACTCCCGCAGGAGCACGGCTAGGGGAACTGGATGCTGCGCCCCTCCGCCTTGCCGCCTTCCAGCGGATAGGCCTTGCCGTTCAGCTTCACGTCAACCGAAGGGGCCTGCTGGAAGCGCACGCCCACCTTGTCATCGAAGCGTAGGGTGAGGCGCTGGCCCTTCACCAGGGTGAAGGAGCGCTTCTGGCCGTCCTCGGTTGAAACCTCGAGGGTGGCCGGCTGGCTGGCGTTGATCTCCACCACCTGCTTGCCGCTTGCGGCGAACTGGGCCTCGGCGGCCAGCTTCTCCGGGGTGATGTCCTGGTCGGCTGACGGCTGCTGCGCCGGGGCGGGAGCGGGCTTCACGCCGCCGGACCCCGGAGTGGTGGCCAACAGGTCGCGAGGGACGAGCGGAGCCGGTTCCGGCGCGGAGGCCTGGGCGGGCTCGGGCTTGGCCTCCGGCTTGGATTCGGCCTTGGGCTCGGGCTTGGGCTCAGGCTTTGCGGGCGCGGACTTGGCGTCCGTCTTGCCCTGCTGGGCCTTGGACGGCTGGGGTGCTTCGGGGGCCTGGCTCTCCAGTTTGGATTTCAGGAACCCGGTCATCTCCTCGATGTTGAAGCTCTTGCCGGCGCTTGAGAAGAAAAAGTACCAGACCAAGCCGCCGAAGACGAGCAGCAGGGGCAGTCCAAGCCACAAGGAGGGCCTGAACCCGGAGGAGCCGGACGACGCCCCCATGGACGATCCGCGATCGCGGCGTTCCTTGCGGGGTTTGATGGCGGCCACGGGCTCGCGGATCTCCGTCCGGTGGGTCTCCCGGAGCTGGTCGTCGTCCACGGCGTAATGATTGGAGAGCACCGCACCCATCTCCTCGGGGTCGAGACCGAGCAGGCGGGCGTAGTTCTTGACGAAGCCCTTGGCGTAGACCGGATGGGGCAAATCCTTGGTGTAGCCTTCCTCGAGCGCGACCAGGTACTTCTTGCTGATCTTGATCTCGGTGGCGGCCTTCTCCAGGCTTATCCCTTGGCGTTCCCGCTCTTGGCGCAAAAGAGCGCCCATTTCCTCGAGGGTCATCATGTACCTTCCGAAGGTGAGACGAATCAGAG
Protein-coding regions in this window:
- a CDS encoding helix-turn-helix domain-containing protein → MMTLEEMGALLRQERERQGISLEKAATEIKISKKYLVALEEGYTKDLPHPVYAKGFVKNYARLLGLDPEEMGAVLSNHYAVDDDQLRETHRTEIREPVAAIKPRKERRDRGSSMGASSGSSGFRPSLWLGLPLLLVFGGLVWYFFFSSAGKSFNIEEMTGFLKSKLESQAPEAPQPSKAQQGKTDAKSAPAKPEPKPEPKAESKPEAKPEPAQASAPEPAPLVPRDLLATTPGSGGVKPAPAPAQQPSADQDITPEKLAAEAQFAASGKQVVEINASQPATLEVSTEDGQKRSFTLVKGQRLTLRFDDKVGVRFQQAPSVDVKLNGKAYPLEGGKAEGRSIQFP
- the recO gene encoding DNA repair protein RecO → MESTEKALVLKVGRFREVDAWVRLFSPRKGIFNAFAFGGSVSRRRFLGCLDPFNLVAFKVRTDSAKGYTYLLEGSLIASHPRLRQDTERLGMAVNCVKFLEAAHLGPSGSDAAFSLLLETLAALEESEEPPRMMPLYFRARMAFDQGFALQLDACARCGVDLTASGDAQLLVEQGRLHCMDCRRWGHGASVHLGREALLVLRAVSVLPPAGWADIPVTGQARMECGRALDLFVEYHLGLTWDHGSFRRI